In a single window of the Paenibacillus sp. MMS20-IR301 genome:
- a CDS encoding HD domain-containing phosphohydrolase, with protein sequence MKVHVTDLKHGDCLLTDTFNGVGLHVLPKGTCVQREEISILIRHKIHYVDIEPRSLLQGSGGEEADHGLHDDFDHAILNYETIFLEALTQGSFSGAMVDETLKPLLETLSGQKDVVALLLLLDRDDIDTYHHSLQVGLLSYYLAAWLGYSKEERYEISRAGYLHDIGKSQVPLSILNKQGLLTNAEQDELARHTTYGYDLIRGSKLDEVTALVALQHHEYEDGSGYPHGLLKQELHPYTQIVTVANIYMSLTTSTLNRPKQGLVTVLRKVHEMGFGKLNETVVQALTGHLLPSFVGKNVQLSNGEIGKIIMNNPLDLFKPLVKVDDGFRDLSRERSLSVDEVFN encoded by the coding sequence TTGAAAGTACATGTCACGGATCTGAAACACGGCGATTGTCTTCTGACAGACACTTTCAATGGTGTAGGTCTGCATGTTCTTCCCAAAGGGACTTGTGTTCAGCGGGAGGAGATCAGTATCCTGATCCGGCACAAAATTCATTATGTGGATATTGAGCCGCGCAGTCTGCTGCAGGGCAGCGGCGGGGAAGAGGCTGATCATGGATTACATGATGATTTTGACCATGCTATCCTGAATTATGAAACGATTTTCCTGGAGGCACTGACACAGGGCAGCTTCTCCGGGGCCATGGTCGATGAGACACTGAAGCCGCTTCTGGAAACATTGTCCGGGCAGAAGGATGTTGTCGCTCTGCTGCTCCTGCTGGACCGGGACGATATTGATACATATCACCATTCTTTGCAGGTCGGTCTATTGTCCTACTATCTGGCAGCATGGCTCGGATACTCCAAGGAGGAGCGTTACGAGATCAGCCGCGCCGGTTATCTGCATGATATCGGTAAAAGCCAGGTGCCGTTGTCTATTTTGAATAAACAGGGTTTGCTGACAAATGCCGAACAGGATGAGCTGGCACGCCACACCACATACGGCTATGATCTGATCCGCGGCTCGAAGCTGGATGAGGTTACCGCATTAGTGGCCCTTCAGCATCATGAATATGAGGATGGCTCAGGTTATCCGCACGGGCTGCTCAAGCAGGAGCTTCATCCCTACACGCAGATTGTAACTGTGGCCAACATTTATATGTCTCTGACCACCTCTACGCTGAACCGGCCCAAGCAGGGTCTGGTGACCGTCCTGCGCAAGGTGCATGAAATGGGCTTCGGCAAGCTGAACGAAACGGTAGTCCAGGCACTTACCGGACATCTGCTGCCTAGCTTCGTAGGCAAGAATGTTCAGCTCAGTAACGGGGAAATAGGCAAGATTATTATGAACAACCCGCTGGATCTGTTTAAGCCGCTGGTTAAAGTGGATGACGGGTTCAGAGACCTGTCTCGTGAACGCAGCCTGTCAGTGGATGAGGTTTTCAACTGA
- a CDS encoding HAD family hydrolase: MLPLKVVSLDMFQTLVDIQGRAAEVWKPILQTEFSEERARLLGSQLLSYYFELAAEVREAGSFISSREIYTKGFQQIFLRHNMNYDSLQAVDILFAQHRLSAMYADTEAFLHRICAQFQVCIVSDTDTLMLPEFYRDYPVELFTSETYRSYKNDHHNRMFAEVIARYGVKPEQIIHIGDSASDVLGAARAGIKSCWINRSQLAWPHHVKPDYTVITLDEVDELLTAGRLN, translated from the coding sequence GTGTTACCTTTGAAAGTCGTCAGTTTGGATATGTTTCAGACCCTCGTAGATATACAGGGCAGAGCTGCTGAAGTCTGGAAGCCGATTCTTCAAACAGAATTCAGTGAAGAGAGAGCAAGGTTACTGGGAAGCCAGCTGCTTAGTTATTATTTCGAGTTGGCAGCAGAGGTCAGAGAAGCTGGAAGCTTCATCAGTAGTAGAGAGATATACACAAAAGGATTTCAGCAAATATTTCTCCGGCATAACATGAACTATGACAGTCTGCAGGCAGTGGACATTCTCTTTGCCCAGCACCGGTTATCCGCCATGTATGCTGATACAGAAGCTTTCCTGCACCGGATATGCGCACAATTCCAGGTATGCATTGTCAGCGACACCGATACGCTTATGCTCCCGGAATTCTACCGTGATTATCCAGTGGAACTATTTACTTCAGAAACTTACCGTTCTTACAAAAATGATCACCACAACCGGATGTTTGCCGAGGTCATTGCCCGATACGGTGTCAAGCCGGAGCAGATTATCCATATAGGGGACTCAGCCTCGGATGTGCTGGGAGCTGCCAGAGCGGGGATCAAGTCTTGCTGGATCAACCGGAGTCAGCTCGCATGGCCGCATCATGTGAAACCGGATTACACGGTAATTACCCTGGATGAAGTCGATGAGCTGCTGACTGCGGGAAGATTAAATTAG
- a CDS encoding SDR family oxidoreductase: protein MNAEHNLFRDPDRIALITGTSSGFGLLTALTLARRGYKVVATMRDLSRQTGLVQQAEQAGVLERIHLMTLDVTEESSIAAAARKITEQFGRIDVLVNNAGFAVGGFVEEVSMDEWRRQMETNFFGLIAVTKAVLPVMRAQGEGQIINVSSVSGLTGFPGYAPYAASKFAVEGFSESLRQELRSFGIKVVLVEPGSFRTPIWGKGIAGMHTREDSPYQARLDEVLRYSRKSAETAPDPQEVAELIGRITGKSKPRLRYPVGKGSRLLIVAKTLLPWKLLESIVARSLKAMK from the coding sequence GTGAACGCTGAACATAACCTATTTCGGGACCCTGACCGGATCGCACTGATTACCGGCACTTCCAGCGGCTTCGGCCTGCTGACCGCCCTAACCCTGGCCCGCAGGGGCTATAAGGTAGTAGCTACCATGCGGGATCTCAGCCGCCAAACCGGGCTGGTTCAGCAGGCTGAACAGGCCGGAGTGCTGGAGCGCATTCATCTGATGACATTAGATGTAACGGAGGAGTCCTCGATAGCTGCTGCTGCCCGGAAGATTACAGAGCAGTTCGGCAGAATTGATGTACTGGTCAACAATGCCGGCTTTGCTGTTGGCGGTTTTGTGGAGGAAGTGAGCATGGACGAGTGGCGCCGGCAGATGGAGACGAACTTCTTCGGACTGATCGCTGTAACGAAAGCGGTGCTTCCGGTAATGCGCGCGCAAGGGGAAGGGCAGATTATCAACGTTAGCAGTGTCAGCGGGCTGACTGGTTTTCCCGGCTACGCTCCTTATGCGGCCTCCAAGTTTGCCGTGGAGGGCTTCAGCGAAAGTCTGCGGCAGGAACTGCGGTCGTTTGGTATAAAGGTAGTGCTGGTTGAGCCAGGCTCCTTCCGCACGCCGATCTGGGGGAAAGGCATTGCCGGAATGCATACCCGTGAGGATTCTCCTTATCAGGCCAGGCTCGACGAGGTGCTGCGCTATTCCCGCAAGTCGGCTGAGACGGCTCCTGATCCGCAGGAGGTAGCTGAACTGATAGGCCGGATTACCGGAAAAAGCAAGCCAAGGCTGCGGTATCCTGTCGGCAAAGGCTCCCGGCTGCTTATCGTTGCCAAAACGCTGCTCCCGTGGAAGCTGCTGGAGAGCATCGTCGCCAGATCTCTGAAGGCGATGAAATAG
- a CDS encoding GTP pyrophosphokinase family protein gives MNAENQLEKFKQIKYELTRFMMIYKFALAEMETKIEILKEEFQLLHDYSPIEHTKSRIKSPESIMNKMLRKNSELSIPQIRASIKDIAGLRITCSFISDIYQVSAMLQKQDDLKVLEVKDYIKNPKPNGYQSLHLLIEVPVFMSDCQELVCVEVQIRTIAMDFWASLEHKIFYKYSQAVPERLTRELKNAADKANALDLQMEQLHREIKEIKDAQEDEDSFSGLREIMLNNQQLKLPANFIKLLGE, from the coding sequence ATGAATGCCGAGAATCAATTAGAGAAGTTCAAGCAAATCAAATATGAGCTTACCCGGTTTATGATGATTTACAAATTCGCCCTGGCCGAAATGGAGACGAAGATTGAAATCCTCAAGGAGGAATTTCAGCTGCTTCATGACTACAGTCCAATCGAGCATACCAAGTCACGCATTAAGTCCCCGGAGAGCATCATGAATAAAATGCTGCGCAAGAACAGCGAGCTGTCGATTCCGCAGATCAGAGCCAGCATCAAGGATATTGCCGGGCTGCGTATTACCTGCTCCTTCATCTCCGATATATATCAGGTCAGTGCCATGCTGCAGAAGCAGGATGACCTAAAGGTGCTTGAGGTTAAGGACTATATCAAAAATCCGAAGCCAAATGGCTATCAGAGTCTGCATCTGCTGATCGAGGTGCCTGTCTTCATGTCCGACTGCCAGGAGCTTGTCTGTGTGGAGGTGCAGATCCGCACTATTGCCATGGATTTCTGGGCGAGTCTGGAACACAAAATATTCTATAAATACAGCCAGGCGGTTCCTGAGCGGCTGACCCGTGAATTGAAGAATGCCGCAGACAAAGCCAACGCGCTGGATCTGCAGATGGAGCAATTACACCGCGAAATTAAGGAAATCAAGGATGCCCAGGAGGATGAGGATTCCTTCTCCGGCCTGCGGGAGATTATGCTGAACAATCAGCAGCTTAAGCTGCCGGCTAATTTTATTAAGCTGCTTGGTGAATAA
- a CDS encoding acryloyl-CoA reductase produces the protein MAQTFQALVVDNTEAFSVKVAPVTLDELPAGEVLIKVAYSSVNYKDGLASIPNGNIVRNYPFIPGIDLSGTVVSSADSRFQEGQPVIATSYGIGVSHFGGYSEYARIPADWVLPLPEGLTLREAMIYGTAGFTAAMSVQALETSGMAPDKGKVLVTGATGGVGGAAVAILAKLGYQVTASTGRTDEAEYLQAIGAAEIISREDVTGSAVKALDKQLWQAAVDSVGGTPLAAVLSKIAYGGAVAASGLTAGTAVPTTVMPFILRGVSLLGIDSVACPAQKRSEIWQRMATDMKPDGLDQLVDREITLLELPAALEDILNSNTRGRVLVRMNG, from the coding sequence ATGGCACAGACCTTTCAGGCTTTGGTCGTAGACAACACAGAGGCTTTCTCAGTTAAGGTTGCACCTGTAACCCTGGATGAATTGCCTGCCGGTGAAGTACTCATTAAGGTAGCTTATTCCAGTGTAAACTATAAGGATGGATTAGCCAGCATCCCGAATGGCAATATTGTGCGGAATTACCCGTTCATTCCCGGCATCGATCTGTCAGGGACAGTTGTGTCTTCGGCCGACAGCCGGTTTCAGGAAGGCCAGCCAGTCATCGCTACAAGCTATGGCATCGGCGTCTCGCACTTTGGCGGCTACAGTGAATATGCACGGATCCCCGCTGACTGGGTTCTTCCACTGCCGGAAGGCTTAACGCTGCGGGAAGCGATGATCTACGGTACTGCCGGCTTCACAGCAGCAATGTCCGTCCAGGCGCTGGAGACCTCCGGAATGGCTCCGGACAAGGGCAAAGTACTCGTAACCGGCGCTACCGGAGGCGTCGGCGGTGCCGCTGTAGCCATCCTTGCCAAGCTCGGTTACCAGGTAACTGCCAGCACCGGCAGAACGGATGAAGCGGAATATCTGCAGGCTATAGGCGCAGCAGAAATCATCTCCCGCGAGGATGTGACCGGCAGCGCGGTTAAAGCGCTCGACAAACAGCTCTGGCAGGCCGCAGTAGATTCTGTAGGAGGCACTCCGCTGGCTGCTGTACTGAGTAAAATCGCCTATGGCGGAGCAGTTGCAGCGAGCGGTTTAACGGCGGGAACCGCAGTCCCAACCACGGTTATGCCGTTCATTCTGCGCGGAGTCAGCCTGCTCGGTATCGATTCCGTAGCTTGTCCTGCACAGAAGCGGAGTGAGATCTGGCAGCGCATGGCAACCGATATGAAGCCGGACGGGCTGGACCAGCTGGTGGACCGCGAGATTACCCTGCTGGAGCTGCCGGCAGCGCTTGAAGATATCCTCAATTCAAATACCCGGGGCCGGGTGCTTGTCCGTATGAACGGGTAG
- a CDS encoding DUF4265 domain-containing protein, producing the protein MNAVPETVGLHICFDEQGREIEILDVTPVSRDKYRIEETPIFNPGIALGDIIRVREHEGIAYYIETVQKSGLIRYAWLLSKEAAASPEIMSFKERVNAHGGRWEQIFGGLLVIHLPKHSGVDAEREMSRIIAGFES; encoded by the coding sequence GTGAATGCAGTGCCGGAGACGGTAGGGTTACATATTTGTTTTGATGAGCAGGGCAGGGAGATTGAGATTCTGGATGTGACGCCGGTTTCCAGGGACAAATACCGGATTGAGGAAACACCGATTTTTAACCCGGGGATTGCGCTGGGCGACATTATCAGGGTCAGGGAGCACGAGGGAATTGCTTATTATATTGAAACTGTACAGAAATCCGGGCTGATCCGGTATGCCTGGCTGCTTAGTAAAGAGGCGGCGGCTTCGCCGGAAATAATGAGCTTCAAGGAACGTGTCAACGCACATGGAGGCAGATGGGAGCAAATCTTCGGCGGCTTGCTGGTGATTCATCTGCCGAAGCATTCCGGGGTTGACGCTGAGCGGGAGATGTCGAGAATTATTGCCGGATTTGAGAGCTAA
- a CDS encoding cupin domain-containing protein, with protein MRVTSYMDYTSPNTQFTFDLNGSTLFKKDECNYINVLGIKNLNTLENISLLDIFLSKANVVEPHYHQNAAELVYCISGSVVVSIINPFTNELLHFPLLPGQVANIPQGWWHYEVATADCTHLLAIFDAPTPEVILGSDILSKTPANVLAHTYCLNEALLKEALAGIQPGTLIGPPADCCKPSQAAAANMKGTQTNPVNMMPANVSPMNAMNAAPYMYPSAPQPFGYQPMAVHGYYAQPSVPMYRQQPYYQANPGAGDALKESGNE; from the coding sequence ATGCGCGTGACCTCTTACATGGATTATACTTCACCTAATACACAGTTTACGTTTGATCTGAATGGCAGCACCTTATTCAAGAAGGATGAATGCAATTATATTAATGTGCTGGGAATCAAAAATTTGAATACACTGGAGAACATCTCGCTGCTTGATATTTTTCTCAGCAAAGCCAATGTGGTCGAACCGCATTATCATCAGAATGCAGCCGAGCTGGTGTATTGCATTTCCGGTTCTGTAGTGGTTTCCATCATTAACCCGTTTACAAATGAGCTGCTGCACTTCCCGCTGCTGCCGGGCCAGGTAGCCAATATTCCGCAGGGCTGGTGGCATTATGAAGTGGCTACTGCTGACTGTACTCATTTGCTGGCTATATTTGATGCTCCCACGCCGGAGGTTATTCTCGGTTCGGATATTCTGAGCAAGACCCCGGCCAATGTGCTGGCCCATACCTACTGCTTGAATGAGGCGCTGCTGAAGGAGGCACTGGCCGGGATTCAGCCCGGAACCTTAATCGGCCCACCTGCTGACTGCTGTAAACCGTCTCAAGCGGCCGCAGCGAATATGAAGGGAACCCAGACGAATCCGGTTAATATGATGCCGGCAAATGTCTCGCCTATGAACGCGATGAATGCGGCGCCGTATATGTATCCGTCCGCTCCGCAGCCCTTTGGTTATCAGCCGATGGCTGTTCACGGGTATTATGCACAGCCTTCTGTCCCGATGTACCGCCAGCAGCCGTATTACCAGGCTAATCCCGGGGCGGGGGATGCATTGAAGGAAAGCGGGAACGAATAG
- a CDS encoding GNAT family N-acetyltransferase: MTGRIIMYDRETIGELNWPDTDYGKYAREYIMPLLERGTEHFITNVCTDVKVLTIDGLPVPVTINEAEYNNSYVCSPYTHYISYAREELALLNNRVLEGVLSTVLSGMGRLLRRARFNRVIQINNWLLSTNLYPGLSAGQLTEVLDYLRQAYPGYTLMYRSLSQETSGDVMERLRSYGCKLVPSRQIYLLQQGSAGSKARWLVKRDRSLLAKHGYTEVSPDEITAADIPRIAELYRLLYIDKYSVHNPQFTEAFIALALERRTLQIYGLRKDGVLDAVLGYYEREGAMTAPLFGYDTTLPQSLGLYRMLSAVLIGLAQSQGLLLHESSGVGQFKRNRGAAGAVEVSAVYDRGTSLLNRWGWSFLAMLLWRIGMPLIQKLKL; the protein is encoded by the coding sequence TTGACTGGAAGAATTATCATGTATGACCGCGAAACGATAGGTGAACTTAACTGGCCGGATACAGACTATGGTAAATATGCCAGGGAGTACATTATGCCGCTGCTGGAGCGGGGAACGGAACATTTTATCACCAATGTATGTACTGATGTTAAGGTGTTGACGATAGACGGATTGCCGGTTCCCGTTACTATAAACGAAGCAGAGTACAATAATTCCTATGTGTGCTCGCCCTATACCCATTACATCAGCTATGCCCGTGAGGAGCTTGCTTTACTGAATAACCGGGTGCTTGAGGGGGTGCTGTCCACAGTGCTGAGCGGAATGGGCCGCCTGCTGCGGCGAGCCCGGTTCAACCGGGTGATCCAGATTAATAACTGGCTGCTGTCCACCAATCTGTATCCCGGACTCAGCGCCGGGCAGCTTACGGAAGTGCTGGATTATCTGCGGCAAGCCTACCCCGGTTATACCCTGATGTACCGCTCGCTCAGCCAAGAGACCTCGGGGGATGTCATGGAGAGGCTGCGCAGCTACGGCTGCAAGCTGGTGCCAAGCCGGCAGATTTACCTGCTGCAGCAAGGCAGCGCCGGCTCAAAAGCCAGATGGCTGGTCAAACGGGACCGCAGTCTGCTGGCCAAACACGGCTACACTGAAGTATCTCCGGATGAGATTACAGCAGCGGATATCCCGCGGATTGCTGAGCTGTACCGGCTGCTGTATATCGATAAATATTCGGTCCACAACCCGCAGTTTACTGAGGCATTCATTGCCCTGGCACTGGAGCGGCGGACGCTGCAGATCTACGGTCTGCGGAAAGACGGTGTGCTGGATGCTGTTCTGGGCTACTATGAGCGGGAGGGAGCCATGACTGCGCCTCTATTCGGCTACGATACCACGCTGCCGCAATCATTAGGGCTCTACCGTATGCTGTCTGCCGTACTGATCGGGCTTGCCCAGAGCCAGGGTCTGCTCCTGCACGAAAGCTCCGGTGTCGGTCAATTTAAGCGCAATCGTGGAGCAGCAGGGGCAGTGGAGGTGTCAGCAGTTTACGACCGCGGGACCTCCCTGCTGAACCGCTGGGGCTGGTCGTTCCTTGCAATGCTGCTTTGGCGGATCGGCATGCCGCTCATTCAGAAGCTGAAGCTGTAG
- a CDS encoding YfiT family bacillithiol transferase, translating into MENDVSEQELEQLKYPVGKFTAADGRTPEQWKESVQMIRLLAAGLTAAVEPLTADQLNTPCRPGGWTVLQVVHHLADTGMYAYLRFKRGLTEDSPLVPSYRQDLWAEQSDYTEEPAESSLQLLELLNRRFVTLLNSLEESDYSKSFESAGLGKMTLDIAVQRYVWHNRHHLAQITALIQRSRW; encoded by the coding sequence ATGGAGAATGATGTGTCAGAGCAGGAACTGGAGCAATTGAAGTATCCGGTTGGCAAATTTACTGCAGCAGACGGCCGGACGCCAGAGCAGTGGAAGGAATCGGTTCAGATGATCCGGCTGCTGGCAGCTGGGCTTACGGCTGCTGTAGAGCCGCTCACGGCTGACCAGCTGAATACGCCATGCCGGCCTGGAGGCTGGACCGTTCTTCAGGTTGTGCACCACCTTGCCGATACCGGCATGTATGCCTATCTGCGGTTCAAACGGGGGCTTACAGAAGACTCGCCGCTCGTACCAAGCTACAGGCAGGACCTGTGGGCGGAGCAAAGCGATTATACAGAGGAGCCGGCGGAATCCTCGCTGCAGCTGCTTGAGCTGCTTAACCGGAGATTTGTGACACTGCTGAATTCACTGGAGGAAAGTGATTATAGCAAATCGTTTGAAAGTGCCGGTCTCGGGAAGATGACCCTCGATATCGCCGTGCAGAGGTATGTCTGGCATAACCGTCATCATCTGGCCCAGATTACAGCATTGATCCAGCGCAGCCGCTGGTAA
- a CDS encoding Dabb family protein, which produces MYEHLVAFKFNGQFKPGSEEPLIAALLALKEQIPGIADITAGVNVTEETDNIHGYTLGLRVTFTDQEALQAYGPHPAHRAFVDMLEGIIESVVVVDYLIRP; this is translated from the coding sequence ATGTACGAGCATCTGGTAGCATTCAAATTTAACGGGCAATTCAAGCCGGGCAGTGAAGAGCCCTTAATTGCAGCACTGCTGGCGCTGAAAGAGCAGATACCGGGCATCGCGGACATCACCGCAGGCGTTAATGTCACAGAAGAAACGGATAATATTCACGGCTATACCCTGGGGCTTCGCGTAACCTTTACTGATCAGGAAGCGCTGCAGGCGTACGGGCCCCATCCGGCACACCGCGCTTTTGTAGACATGCTGGAGGGGATTATTGAGAGTGTTGTTGTGGTCGATTACCTCATTCGCCCGTAG
- a CDS encoding TetR/AcrR family transcriptional regulator: protein MMRYKKSEEKRKQILQAAFRALAERGYDAVTLQTIADQAEVSKGVVHYYFENKEAVLVELLEWLTGKISAKEQEAVAGQHTATGKLMAYIDSAFPGPAQNRSFYRVYLDFLARASRTPAYREINQRFYDSCAGISTEILLLGQEEGIFSRTLSPEVTVPVIRAVIDGCLIQWLMADNDELHHVFKESCYTAIMKMLSV, encoded by the coding sequence ATGATGCGATACAAGAAATCTGAAGAGAAGCGCAAGCAGATACTGCAGGCAGCATTCCGGGCATTAGCTGAACGGGGGTACGATGCAGTGACGTTGCAGACCATTGCAGATCAGGCAGAGGTCAGCAAAGGAGTTGTGCATTACTATTTCGAGAATAAGGAAGCGGTGCTGGTTGAACTTCTGGAATGGCTGACCGGTAAAATCTCGGCTAAAGAGCAGGAGGCTGTAGCCGGGCAGCACACCGCCACAGGTAAACTTATGGCCTATATAGATTCAGCCTTTCCCGGTCCGGCGCAGAACCGCTCGTTCTACCGTGTCTATCTGGATTTCCTGGCCCGGGCCAGCCGGACTCCGGCATACCGGGAGATTAACCAGCGCTTCTATGACAGCTGCGCCGGCATCAGCACGGAGATTCTGCTGCTGGGGCAGGAGGAGGGGATCTTCTCCAGGACCTTGTCTCCGGAGGTGACGGTCCCGGTAATCCGGGCGGTAATCGACGGCTGCCTGATCCAGTGGCTGATGGCGGATAATGATGAGCTTCATCATGTATTTAAGGAGTCCTGTTATACCGCAATTATGAAGATGCTTAGCGTATAA
- the lepB gene encoding signal peptidase I, with product MKKFMKQWIPSIAIGIILSLFIRTYVAEAMRVPTGSMIPTIEINDRLVVDKMLWNSTLKHGDIVVFYPPVAGDEHKRYVKRLIGLPGDVIEIKDSKLYRNSVEVTEPYLQEAMTYTFGPVTVPADHYFFLGDNRNASYDAHLWSTPFVDKDKLIGKVLFDVNDLF from the coding sequence ATGAAGAAATTTATGAAACAGTGGATACCCAGCATAGCAATCGGTATTATTCTGTCTTTATTCATCCGCACCTATGTCGCTGAAGCGATGAGAGTGCCAACCGGCTCGATGATTCCGACTATTGAAATTAACGACCGGCTGGTCGTGGACAAAATGCTCTGGAACTCTACGCTAAAGCATGGTGACATCGTCGTGTTCTACCCGCCGGTTGCCGGAGATGAACACAAACGATATGTTAAAAGGCTGATCGGACTGCCGGGGGATGTCATCGAGATTAAGGACAGTAAGCTGTACCGCAACAGCGTGGAGGTAACTGAGCCGTATCTGCAGGAAGCGATGACCTACACGTTCGGGCCGGTTACCGTTCCCGCGGATCACTATTTCTTCCTTGGTGATAACCGGAATGCCAGCTATGACGCCCATTTATGGAGTACGCCGTTTGTAGATAAGGATAAGCTGATCGGGAAAGTGCTGTTCGATGTTAATGATCTGTTTTGA
- a CDS encoding sensor domain-containing diguanylate cyclase, with the protein MPKSKGAEVRTKRKLSLTLLLMALVTMVFLLTTTILLVGSYQSKKKSLMATTLSLNYSNADRMSKTVDSLFRSMRSSLIYSAETISHMESPEPEVVDQYIDSIRNSSNYFNSVIRVDAAGQVLNNSPAALGMVGKRINSPAVLEALRLKTAYLSRPYTSSTTGRILFFMSEPLYNKDNYYLGQLGGTVYLQDYNILNMIFGNNTVDESGSYYYIVSPEGHLLFHPDKTRMNEDVSDNEVVQKLMQGQSGEMTAENTKGVLMLAGYSAVPSNGWGVVVVSPVKVIKDQLIAHLRKILSYTILPFIVMLLCAFVLAHRLAKPFVVLADMVNRIGKENADPPELKPHWNREVDLLTQAVVIAWADVQKQTDQLTQEARTDLLTGLTNRRALELSMNKWIAARVPFSVVVMDVDKFKFVNDTYGHLAGDEVLRRVAEVLTASIRPGDVCARYGGEEFVLLLPRTRAEDAYNVAERIRQTLEQSKISLPLQVTCSQGIAHYPTNGRTREELMGQADEALYTAKLSGRNRTVIAGE; encoded by the coding sequence ATGCCTAAATCCAAGGGGGCAGAAGTAAGAACAAAGCGGAAACTTAGTCTTACTTTACTGCTTATGGCCCTGGTAACCATGGTTTTTCTGCTCACAACAACAATTCTGCTCGTTGGCTCATATCAGTCCAAGAAGAAGTCCCTGATGGCTACAACACTGAGTCTGAATTATTCCAATGCGGACAGAATGAGCAAGACGGTAGATTCACTCTTCCGTTCTATGCGCAGCAGCCTGATCTATAGTGCGGAGACCATCTCCCATATGGAGTCACCTGAGCCTGAGGTTGTAGACCAATATATTGATTCTATCCGTAACAGCAGTAACTATTTCAATTCGGTGATCCGGGTGGATGCTGCTGGACAAGTACTCAATAATTCGCCGGCTGCGCTTGGAATGGTCGGGAAGCGGATCAATTCTCCGGCAGTACTGGAAGCGCTGCGGCTGAAGACCGCATACCTGTCCCGGCCATATACGTCATCCACAACAGGCAGAATTCTTTTTTTCATGAGCGAACCGCTTTATAACAAGGACAACTATTATCTCGGCCAGCTTGGCGGTACAGTCTACCTCCAGGATTACAATATCCTGAATATGATCTTCGGGAACAATACAGTGGATGAATCAGGCTCCTATTATTATATTGTCAGCCCGGAAGGGCATTTGCTGTTCCATCCGGACAAGACACGAATGAATGAGGATGTCAGTGACAATGAGGTTGTACAGAAGCTTATGCAGGGGCAGAGCGGAGAGATGACAGCAGAGAATACGAAAGGGGTATTGATGCTTGCCGGCTACTCCGCGGTTCCTTCTAACGGCTGGGGTGTGGTGGTCGTCTCTCCGGTTAAAGTAATCAAAGACCAGCTGATCGCCCATCTGCGGAAAATCCTGTCCTACACCATTCTTCCGTTCATCGTCATGCTGCTGTGTGCATTTGTGCTGGCGCACCGGCTGGCGAAGCCGTTTGTTGTGCTGGCCGACATGGTGAACCGGATCGGCAAGGAGAATGCCGACCCTCCTGAGCTGAAGCCCCACTGGAACCGTGAGGTTGATCTGCTGACCCAAGCGGTGGTTATCGCCTGGGCAGATGTGCAGAAGCAGACGGACCAGCTGACACAGGAGGCACGGACAGATCTGCTGACAGGACTCACGAACCGCAGAGCCCTCGAGCTAAGCATGAACAAATGGATTGCAGCGCGGGTTCCGTTCTCTGTAGTTGTAATGGATGTGGATAAATTCAAATTCGTCAACGATACCTATGGCCATCTGGCCGGAGACGAGGTGCTGCGGCGGGTTGCAGAAGTGCTAACTGCAAGCATCCGGCCGGGAGATGTCTGTGCCCGGTACGGCGGGGAGGAGTTCGTACTGCTGCTTCCGCGGACCAGAGCAGAGGATGCCTACAATGTGGCTGAACGCATCCGCCAGACACTGGAGCAAAGCAAAATTTCCCTGCCGCTGCAGGTGACCTGCTCCCAGGGCATTGCCCATTACCCTACGAACGGCCGCACCCGTGAAGAGCTGATGGGACAAGCAGATGAAGCCTTGTATACCGCGAAGCTCAGCGGAAGAAACCGGACAGTTATTGCCGGGGAATGA